The Dehalococcoidia bacterium genome has a segment encoding these proteins:
- the purD gene encoding phosphoribosylamine--glycine ligase, whose translation MLVIGGGAREHTLAWKLGQSPNVEEIYIAPGNAGTGLIAKNLDIKPTELESLAQVAQERRIDLTVVGPEAPLATGIVDLFQARGIPVFGPSKEATRIESSKVFAQGLMQKYGIPCARSRSFSSFAEAKDYVKTQQIPIVVKADGLAAGKGSVVAGSTAEALAALSDIMEKRIFGEAGDQVLVEECLQGKEVSLLAFSDGKTVVPMVPACDYKRACDGDKGPNTGGMGSYSPPKFFGREMINRVRDTILEPTVRAMAKEGKPYKGVLYAGLMLTEEGPRALEFNARFGDPESQVMLPLLKSDLVEIMLAVLDERLDKTQIEWRDEACVGVVMASGGYPGSYKTGFPIRGLDKVEDDILVFHAGTRESEGKIYTDGGRVLTVTATGGTIAEAGDRVYSNIRRIHFEGCHYRHDIGA comes from the coding sequence GTGCTGGTCATCGGCGGTGGTGCCAGGGAGCATACCCTGGCATGGAAGCTCGGTCAGAGCCCCAATGTTGAGGAGATCTATATTGCGCCGGGAAATGCGGGGACTGGGCTCATCGCAAAAAACCTGGACATTAAACCTACAGAGCTTGAGTCCCTGGCCCAAGTAGCCCAGGAACGAAGAATCGATCTCACCGTAGTCGGCCCTGAAGCACCGCTTGCCACAGGTATCGTCGATCTCTTTCAAGCTCGTGGCATTCCTGTCTTCGGTCCCAGCAAAGAGGCGACCAGGATCGAGTCGAGCAAGGTTTTCGCCCAGGGGCTGATGCAAAAATATGGTATCCCCTGTGCCAGGAGCAGGAGTTTCTCGTCCTTTGCCGAGGCCAAAGATTATGTCAAGACTCAGCAAATCCCTATTGTAGTAAAGGCAGACGGGCTGGCAGCGGGCAAAGGTTCCGTTGTGGCAGGTTCCACCGCTGAGGCACTGGCGGCGCTATCCGATATAATGGAGAAGCGCATCTTCGGTGAGGCCGGAGACCAGGTCCTGGTGGAAGAGTGTCTTCAAGGTAAGGAGGTGAGCCTACTTGCCTTCAGCGATGGAAAGACCGTTGTTCCTATGGTGCCTGCCTGTGACTACAAGAGGGCCTGCGATGGCGATAAGGGTCCAAATACCGGCGGTATGGGTAGCTATAGTCCGCCGAAGTTCTTCGGTAGGGAGATGATAAACAGGGTGAGAGATACCATACTCGAACCCACCGTGCGGGCGATGGCAAAGGAGGGCAAGCCCTATAAAGGCGTTCTCTATGCCGGGCTCATGCTGACGGAAGAGGGGCCAAGGGCACTGGAATTCAATGCCCGCTTCGGCGACCCCGAGAGCCAGGTGATGCTCCCGCTTCTCAAGAGCGATCTTGTGGAGATCATGTTAGCGGTGCTCGACGAGCGTCTGGACAAGACTCAGATTGAGTGGCGCGATGAAGCCTGTGTTGGGGTGGTCATGGCATCCGGTGGTTATCCCGGTAGCTACAAAACAGGCTTCCCCATCAGGGGGCTGGACAAAGTTGAAGATGACATCCTGGTGTTTCATGCCGGAACCAGGGAGAGCGAGGGCAAAATATATACAGATGGCGGAAGGGTGCTTACTGTTACTGCCACGGGTGGAACCATCGCTGAAGCGGGTGATAGGGTCTATAGCAATATACGGCGCATTCATTTTGAGGGCTGCCATTATCGCCATGACATCGGGGCTTGA
- a CDS encoding demethoxyubiquinone hydroxylase family protein, with amino-acid sequence MTYDSDYEDEADPELDLEMLREDLIGELQAINQYQEHSDTVADEEAAKVLEHIRDEEKEHVVELTKLIRKLDPLQAEMFRKEGL; translated from the coding sequence ATGACATACGATTCCGACTATGAGGATGAGGCAGATCCGGAGCTGGATCTGGAGATGCTGCGAGAGGACCTGATCGGGGAACTTCAGGCTATCAACCAGTATCAAGAGCATAGCGACACCGTAGCGGACGAAGAGGCAGCAAAGGTCCTGGAGCACATTCGTGACGAGGAAAAGGAGCACGTTGTCGAGCTTACCAAGCTCATTCGGAAGCTCGACCCACTCCAGGCTGAGATGTTTAGAAAAGAGGGGCTATAA
- the guaA gene encoding glutamine-hydrolyzing GMP synthase, whose product MDRKEEGFRVTTSDDLEVSTYLEIAKQKAGEKPVVEREPEVEREAVVVIDFGSQYSMLIARRVRECQVYSEVLPYDTDWQRIASIKPRGFIFSGGPASVYDDGAPLAPSHIYESHLPILGICYGMQVLTHHFGGRVARGTRREYGHAILHQGDVESPIFADLPPSMPVWMSHGDLIVEMPPGFAVLGYTENSPVAAMGNDHGIIGIQFHPEVVHTPQGKEVLKNFLYRVCGCTGNWSPGSFITESIDRIRKQVGEGRAICALSGGVDSAVTAALVHRAIGDQLTCIFVNNGLLRQEEAERTINTFQRNLRMNIITIDATDRFLQRLEGVTDPEMKRRLVGEEFIRVFEEEAARLGKVDLLVQGTLYPDVIESITSESRASAKIKTHHNVGGLPTKMTLSLIEPLRYLFKDEVREVGVKLGMSEEMVWRQPFPGPGLSIRIIGEVTREKLEILRAADWIVMNEIKKAKLYRQLWQSFAVLTDTRSVGVMGDYRTYGYLIAIRAVTSEDAMTADWARLPYDLLARISNRIVNEVPQVNRVVYDISSKPPSTIEWE is encoded by the coding sequence ATGGATAGGAAAGAGGAAGGATTTCGGGTAACCACCAGCGATGACCTGGAGGTTTCCACATATCTAGAGATCGCCAAGCAGAAGGCTGGCGAGAAGCCTGTAGTGGAGAGGGAACCCGAGGTGGAACGGGAGGCGGTGGTGGTAATCGACTTCGGCTCGCAATACAGCATGCTCATCGCCCGCAGGGTACGGGAATGCCAGGTCTACAGCGAGGTATTGCCCTACGATACCGACTGGCAAAGGATAGCCTCCATAAAGCCCAGGGGGTTCATCTTCTCCGGTGGTCCAGCCAGCGTCTATGACGACGGAGCACCGCTTGCCCCTAGCCATATATACGAAAGCCATCTCCCCATACTGGGTATTTGCTATGGAATGCAGGTGCTCACTCATCATTTTGGAGGGAGGGTTGCCCGGGGTACCAGGCGTGAATACGGTCATGCTATCCTGCATCAGGGTGATGTGGAATCGCCCATTTTCGCTGACTTGCCACCCTCCATGCCGGTCTGGATGAGCCACGGCGATCTGATAGTGGAGATGCCCCCCGGATTTGCCGTACTAGGTTATACCGAAAATTCCCCTGTCGCGGCCATGGGCAATGATCACGGGATCATTGGAATACAGTTTCACCCCGAGGTGGTACATACCCCTCAGGGGAAGGAGGTGCTGAAGAACTTCCTCTACCGTGTCTGCGGCTGCACCGGTAACTGGAGCCCGGGCAGCTTCATCACAGAGAGTATAGACAGGATCAGGAAGCAGGTGGGTGAGGGTCGTGCTATCTGCGCCCTCTCTGGCGGTGTCGACTCTGCAGTAACGGCGGCGTTAGTTCATCGTGCCATCGGCGATCAGTTAACCTGTATCTTTGTCAATAACGGCCTGCTGCGTCAGGAGGAGGCGGAGCGAACCATCAATACCTTCCAGCGGAACCTGAGGATGAACATTATTACCATCGATGCCACCGATAGGTTTCTCCAGCGTCTTGAGGGGGTTACTGATCCTGAAATGAAGCGTCGCCTGGTGGGGGAGGAATTCATCCGGGTGTTCGAGGAAGAGGCTGCCAGGCTGGGGAAGGTGGATTTGCTGGTTCAGGGGACCCTTTATCCTGATGTTATAGAGAGCATCACTTCTGAGAGCAGGGCTTCGGCGAAGATAAAGACCCATCACAACGTGGGCGGCCTGCCGACAAAGATGACGCTTTCCCTTATAGAGCCGCTTCGCTACCTGTTCAAGGATGAGGTGAGAGAGGTGGGGGTCAAGCTGGGCATGTCCGAGGAGATGGTATGGCGCCAGCCCTTCCCCGGGCCGGGGCTGTCTATAAGGATTATCGGTGAGGTAACCAGGGAGAAGCTGGAGATACTACGGGCTGCCGACTGGATCGTAATGAACGAGATCAAGAAGGCCAAGCTATACCGCCAGCTCTGGCAGAGCTTTGCTGTCCTGACCGATACCAGGAGCGTTGGGGTGATGGGTGATTATCGCACTTACGGCTATCTCATTGCTATACGCGCCGTTACCTCGGAGGATGCCATGACCGCCGACTGGGCACGCCTGCCGTACGACCTGCTGGCGCGTATCTCAAACCGCATCGTCAACGAGGTTCCCCAGGTTAACCGGGTGGTTTATGATATCTCATCAAAGCCGCCGTCAACTATAGAATGGGAGTAA
- a CDS encoding L-threonylcarbamoyladenylate synthase, which produces MERKIHQAIETLKNGGIVAFPTDTVYGLGANASSHGAILRIYEAKRRPRHLALPLLLADVSQIPSVARDMPEIAWLLAKHFLPGGLTLVLYKSPSVSSLITGGSEKIAVRVPAHPIPIALLEGLDAPITGTSANLTGKPSPLTTQEVHNQLGDMVDLIIDGECPGGVVSTVIDITTDPIRILREGAISSEEISRVCEATVKEG; this is translated from the coding sequence ATGGAAAGGAAGATACATCAGGCTATAGAAACACTGAAGAATGGGGGGATCGTCGCCTTCCCCACAGATACCGTCTATGGGCTGGGTGCTAATGCCTCTAGTCATGGCGCCATCTTAAGGATTTATGAGGCAAAAAGGAGACCGCGCCATCTTGCCCTTCCCCTGCTACTCGCCGACGTGTCCCAGATTCCGTCCGTGGCCAGGGATATGCCCGAGATTGCATGGCTGTTGGCGAAGCACTTCCTACCTGGGGGTTTAACCCTTGTTTTGTATAAATCTCCATCAGTATCGAGCCTGATCACGGGGGGGAGCGAAAAAATTGCAGTGCGGGTGCCGGCTCACCCTATTCCTATCGCCCTACTGGAGGGTCTGGACGCCCCCATCACCGGCACAAGCGCAAACCTCACCGGCAAACCCAGCCCGCTAACCACCCAGGAGGTTCATAACCAATTGGGAGACATGGTCGACCTCATTATCGATGGTGAATGTCCAGGAGGAGTCGTTTCCACAGTAATTGACATAACCACTGACCCCATCAGGATTCTCAGGGAAGGGGCGATAAGCAGTGAGGAGATCTCAAGGGTATGCGAGGCTACAGTAAAGGAGGGCTGA
- the rpiB gene encoding ribose 5-phosphate isomerase B, protein MLIAIGCDHRGLTLKKKIMELLPELGYEYEDLGCYDTGSVDYPDIGGKVAQAVAQGRVNHGILICSTGIGMSMVANKLPGVRAALCHDTFSAQRSRAHNNANVLCLGEWVVGEGLAKDIVKAYLAADFEGGRHAERLEKLRALEEGKLP, encoded by the coding sequence ATGCTCATCGCTATTGGCTGTGATCACCGGGGGCTGACTCTGAAGAAGAAAATTATGGAGCTCCTCCCGGAGTTGGGATACGAGTACGAGGACTTGGGCTGCTATGATACTGGCTCGGTGGACTATCCCGATATCGGGGGCAAGGTAGCTCAGGCGGTCGCCCAGGGGCGCGTGAACCACGGCATCCTGATATGCAGCACGGGTATAGGCATGAGCATGGTGGCCAACAAGTTACCCGGAGTCCGTGCTGCCCTCTGCCACGATACCTTCAGCGCACAGCGCAGCAGGGCGCATAACAATGCCAATGTCCTCTGCCTCGGGGAGTGGGTAGTAGGGGAGGGACTGGCCAAAGATATCGTCAAGGCCTACCTTGCCGCTGATTTCGAAGGGGGGAGGCATGCCGAGCGTCTGGAGAAGTTAAGGGCACTGGAGGAAGGAAAGCTTCCTTGA